Proteins found in one Mycteria americana isolate JAX WOST 10 ecotype Jacksonville Zoo and Gardens chromosome 8, USCA_MyAme_1.0, whole genome shotgun sequence genomic segment:
- the LOC142413489 gene encoding leukotriene C4 synthase-like: MRNQIDLLATVTVLGVLEQAYFALQVIYARRKYKISPPETTGHPEFDRIFRAQANCSEYFPIFISLLWVAGIFFHQGVAAVCGLLYLYTRFKYFQGYAVAAQGRLGPLYASARLLWLLLGLAAAGLLAHFLLPGSSAWMAALARPFQLLGTW; the protein is encoded by the exons ATGAGGAATCAGATAGACCTGCTGGCCACTGTCACAGTTTTGGGAGTGCTGGAGCAAG CCTATTTTGCACTGCAGGTGATCTATGCCCGGCGGAAGTACAAGATCTCCCCTCCCGAGACAACAGGTCACCCTGAATTTGATCGGATCTTCAGAGCTCA GGCGAATTGCTCAGAGTACTTCCCAATCTTCATCTCGCTCCTCTGGGTTGCTGGAATCTTCTTTCATCAAG gTGTGGCCGCAGTGTGTGGGCTGCTGTACCTCTACACCCGCTTCAAGTATTTCCAGGGATACGCCGTGGCTGCGCAGGGACG GTTGGGGCCGCTGTATGCCAGCGCCCGGCTGCTCTGgttgctgctggggctggcagcggccgGGCTCCTGGCACACTTCCTGCTGCCCGGCTCCTCTGCATGGATGGCAGCACTGGCACGGCCCTTCCAGCTGCTCGGCACCTGGTAA